In one window of Halomarina pelagica DNA:
- a CDS encoding fumarylacetoacetate hydrolase family protein, which translates to MRVVRFRDSAGNVRRGEWTGTDGEEIVARENYGGRLTFGDETFAADDVDILPPCEPTKIVCIGLNYADHAAETNSEVPERPMLFLKPPTTVAAHGERITLPAGKERIDHEAELAVVIAERCRNVKAENAMDVVAGFTCLNDISNRDDQRIEQNWVRGKAFDNAAPIGPVIAKPEAVPEDAHVRLRLNGELRQDSTRDQFIFSIPELVEEITRYMTLLPGDVISTGTPAGVGPLSDGDTVEVEVEGVGTLRNEIHIP; encoded by the coding sequence ATGCGAGTGGTTCGCTTTCGCGACTCGGCAGGGAACGTCCGCCGCGGCGAGTGGACCGGCACCGACGGCGAGGAGATCGTCGCCCGCGAGAACTACGGCGGGCGGCTCACCTTCGGCGACGAGACCTTCGCCGCCGACGACGTCGACATCCTCCCGCCGTGCGAGCCGACGAAGATCGTCTGCATCGGGCTGAACTACGCCGATCACGCGGCGGAGACGAACAGCGAGGTCCCCGAGCGCCCGATGCTGTTCCTCAAGCCGCCCACCACCGTCGCGGCCCACGGCGAGCGCATCACGCTGCCCGCCGGGAAGGAGCGCATCGACCACGAGGCCGAACTGGCCGTCGTCATCGCCGAGCGGTGTCGCAACGTCAAGGCGGAGAACGCGATGGACGTCGTCGCGGGCTTCACCTGCCTCAACGACATCTCCAACCGGGACGACCAGCGGATCGAGCAGAACTGGGTTCGCGGCAAGGCCTTCGACAACGCCGCCCCCATCGGCCCCGTCATCGCCAAGCCCGAGGCCGTCCCCGAGGACGCCCACGTCCGCCTCCGACTCAACGGCGAACTCAGGCAGGACTCCACGCGCGATCAGTTCATCTTCTCCATCCCGGAACTCGTCGAGGAGATCACCCGCTACATGACGCTGCTGCCCGGCGACGTCATCTCCACGGGCACCCCGGCCGGCGTCGGCCCGCTCTCGGACGGCGACACCGTCGAGGTCGAGGTCGAGGGCGTGGGGACGCTCCGAAACGAGATCCACATCCCCTAG
- the phaZ gene encoding intracellular short-chain-length polyhydroxyalkanoate depolymerase: protein MDAEPRYVEVPSGETIAYRAREGGEVPVVLLHGNMTSSVHMDVLFERMDPRYALYAIDLRGFGASSYGTPIDSLADFAADVAGVVDAIGLDTFHLLGWSTGGGVAMEYAAAHPDRVERIVLVAPVSTRGYPIYRKDEDGQPTDEPLTTREEIAADPVQVAPVQRAYDEADRDALRAIWEALIYTHETPDDERYERYVDDMLTQRNLADVDYALAHFNVSDRENDYGEGSGRAADVTQPTLVLRGDRDLVITAEMAAETVEDLPNARLVELEDCGHSPFVDAPERVVSEIEGFLSSP from the coding sequence ATGGACGCAGAACCGCGGTACGTGGAGGTCCCGTCCGGCGAGACGATCGCCTACAGGGCGCGCGAGGGCGGCGAGGTGCCGGTCGTGCTCCTGCACGGCAACATGACCTCCTCGGTCCACATGGACGTGCTCTTCGAGCGGATGGACCCGCGCTACGCGCTCTACGCGATCGACCTGCGCGGGTTCGGGGCGTCGAGTTACGGGACGCCGATAGACTCGCTCGCCGACTTCGCGGCGGACGTGGCGGGCGTCGTCGACGCGATCGGCCTCGATACGTTCCACCTGCTCGGCTGGTCGACCGGCGGCGGGGTGGCGATGGAGTACGCCGCCGCCCACCCCGACCGCGTCGAGCGGATCGTCCTGGTCGCCCCCGTCAGCACCCGCGGCTACCCGATCTACCGCAAGGACGAGGACGGGCAGCCGACCGACGAGCCCCTCACGACGCGCGAGGAGATCGCCGCCGACCCGGTGCAGGTCGCGCCGGTCCAGCGCGCCTACGACGAGGCCGACCGCGACGCGCTGAGGGCGATCTGGGAGGCGCTCATCTACACGCACGAGACCCCCGACGACGAGCGGTACGAGCGCTACGTCGACGACATGCTCACCCAGCGCAACCTCGCGGACGTGGACTACGCGCTCGCTCACTTCAACGTCAGCGACCGGGAGAACGACTACGGCGAGGGATCGGGCCGGGCGGCCGACGTGACCCAGCCGACGCTCGTCCTCCGGGGGGACCGCGACCTCGTCATCACGGCGGAGATGGCCGCGGAGACCGTCGAGGACCTCCCGAACGCGCGCCTCGTCGAGTTGGAGGACTGCGGACACTCGCCGTTCGTCGACGCGCCCGAGCGCGTCGTGTCCGAGATCGAAGGGTTCCTCTCGTCGCCCTAG